A single window of Patescibacteria group bacterium DNA harbors:
- the dnaA gene encoding chromosomal replication initiator protein DnaA — protein MTKEQLWQAVLGELELSLSKANFTTWFNNTFVSEFDDEKIIIAVPNTFTKTWFENKYHQTITQALQNVTENKIREVTYKVEFSKNPNNSTLKPQISEAEKKVDSLKKKSAQENDNGLNPSYTFENFVVGKGNDLAKAACIATAEKPGIIYNPLFIYGGVGLGKTHLLQAVGHRTMEIYKNKKVVYVTCESFTNDFIQSVSNGKTEKFKDYYRSVDVLLIDDIQFLATKERTQEEFFHTFNTLHQARKQIVISSDRPPKAIPALEKRLISRFEWGMIADISSPDLETRAAILETKCREKGYQLSNEILSSIAASVQNNVRELEGALNRIIAHHQLNNSTPTLESTKEVLSALASTPRKGALTPKQVIATVAEFYEINIKDLIGESRKKELVVPRQISMFLMREEIKTSYPSIGQEVGGRDHTTAMHAYMKITKEVEENEKIKQEIDLILQRLYNN, from the coding sequence ATGACGAAGGAGCAGCTTTGGCAAGCAGTTTTGGGGGAGTTAGAATTATCGCTGAGCAAAGCAAATTTTACCACTTGGTTTAATAATACCTTTGTTTCCGAATTCGATGATGAAAAGATTATAATAGCGGTTCCAAACACTTTCACCAAAACTTGGTTTGAAAATAAATATCATCAAACCATCACCCAAGCTCTCCAAAATGTCACTGAAAACAAAATTAGAGAAGTAACTTATAAAGTGGAGTTTTCAAAGAACCCAAACAATTCCACTTTAAAACCTCAGATATCTGAAGCAGAAAAAAAGGTGGATTCTTTAAAGAAGAAAAGTGCGCAGGAAAATGATAACGGACTTAATCCTTCTTATACATTTGAAAATTTTGTTGTCGGCAAAGGAAATGACCTAGCTAAGGCAGCCTGTATAGCAACCGCGGAAAAACCAGGGATTATTTATAATCCTCTTTTTATTTATGGCGGAGTGGGGTTAGGAAAAACCCATTTACTACAGGCGGTCGGTCATAGAACAATGGAAATATATAAAAACAAGAAGGTTGTTTATGTTACTTGTGAAAGTTTTACTAATGATTTCATTCAGTCGGTAAGTAATGGAAAAACAGAAAAATTTAAAGACTATTATCGCTCTGTAGATGTTTTGTTAATTGATGATATACAATTTTTGGCAACAAAAGAGCGCACACAGGAAGAATTTTTCCACACCTTTAATACACTCCACCAAGCTCGGAAACAAATTGTTATCAGTTCCGACCGACCGCCAAAGGCAATCCCGGCATTAGAAAAAAGGCTTATTTCTCGTTTTGAATGGGGGATGATCGCGGATATTTCCAGTCCTGATTTAGAAACAAGGGCGGCTATTTTAGAAACAAAATGCAGAGAAAAGGGTTATCAACTAAGCAACGAAATTCTCTCTTCTATTGCCGCTTCAGTACAAAACAATGTTAGAGAGCTTGAGGGTGCTTTAAACCGCATTATTGCCCATCACCAGCTCAATAACAGTACGCCAACGCTTGAATCAACGAAAGAAGTGTTATCTGCCCTTGCCAGCACACCAAGAAAAGGCGCATTAACTCCAAAACAGGTTATCGCAACTGTGGCCGAGTTCTATGAAATTAATATAAAAGATTTGATTGGTGAAAGCAGAAAAAAGGAATTGGTCGTGCCGAGACAGATTTCCATGTTTTTAATGAGGGAGGAAATAAAAACTTCTTACCCGAGTATTGGACAGGAGGTTGGTGGTAGAGATCATACAACCGCAATGCATGCATATATGAAAATAACAAAAGAAGTGGAAGAAAATGAAAAAATAAAGCAGGAAATTGATTTAATCCTTCAGCGTCTTTATAATAATTAA
- the dnaN gene encoding DNA polymerase III subunit beta produces the protein MKLYCTQENLNRGLNIVSHLAGKNTTLPILDNILVSIENGIIQLSTTNLEMGISCKIRGKVESEGKTTIPAKLFSDYISLLPNEKIYIEETEKKIYISCTDQETTIQGMSAEDYPLIPSLEKKNKIVIKTEDLKNVVKETLFAAAYDETRPEISGMLIKIEGNKARFVATDSYRLAEKTIIIDSKGVGDVESILPSRTMQELVRIVGMSESEEIEMYIAENQVLFCVDDIEIISRAIEGNYPDYQQIIPKEKKTGVLANKEDLLKVIKTTSLFSKSGINDVNIKVVKENNELIVSAINSQLGENISRLKVEIEGEDNQIVFNHRYLLDGLQCIDSEKVFLEIINNTNPGVVRPENDENYVYIIMPIKQ, from the coding sequence ATGAAACTATATTGTACCCAGGAAAATTTAAATAGGGGATTAAATATTGTAAGCCATCTGGCAGGTAAGAATACTACCCTTCCAATCCTTGATAATATTTTAGTAAGTATTGAAAATGGTATAATTCAACTTTCTACCACAAATTTAGAAATGGGGATCAGTTGTAAAATTAGAGGTAAGGTGGAAAGTGAAGGAAAAACAACTATTCCAGCAAAATTATTTTCTGACTATATCAGTCTTCTACCAAATGAGAAAATTTATATTGAAGAAACTGAAAAAAAGATATATATCAGCTGTACCGATCAGGAAACAACAATTCAGGGGATGTCGGCTGAGGACTACCCTTTAATTCCTTCATTAGAAAAAAAGAATAAGATTGTGATTAAAACCGAGGATTTAAAAAATGTTGTCAAAGAAACACTATTTGCCGCTGCCTATGATGAAACAAGGCCGGAAATCAGCGGAATGTTAATAAAAATTGAAGGGAATAAGGCAAGATTTGTTGCAACTGACAGCTACCGACTCGCCGAAAAAACAATAATTATTGATTCAAAAGGAGTGGGTGATGTAGAAAGCATTTTACCATCCAGAACTATGCAGGAGCTTGTTAGGATTGTTGGCATGTCAGAGTCGGAAGAAATAGAAATGTATATAGCAGAAAATCAGGTTCTCTTTTGTGTTGATGATATTGAAATAATTTCCCGGGCAATCGAGGGGAATTATCCGGACTATCAGCAAATAATACCAAAAGAGAAAAAAACCGGCGTCCTGGCAAATAAAGAGGATTTGTTAAAAGTAATAAAAACAACAAGTCTTTTTTCAAAGAGTGGGATTAATGATGTAAACATCAAAGTGGTAAAAGAAAACAATGAATTAATTGTTTCCGCAATTAATTCACAACTGGGAGAAAACATATCTAGGCTGAAAGTTGAGATCGAGGGGGAGGATAATCAAATTGTTTTTAACCACCGTTATCTTTTGGACGGACTGCAGTGTATTGATTCAGAAAAAGTGTTTTTAGAAATAATAAATAACACAAACCCTGGTGTGGTTCGACCGGAAAATGATGAAAATTACGTTTATATAATCATGCCGATTAAACAGTAG